The Spirochaetales bacterium DNA segment TTCACGGAACTATATATTCCCCGGCGGGTGTTGGAGGCGGAAATGGTCATCAATGCCTGCAAGCTGAAGACACACGGCGGGGCATTGCGTTTTTCCGGAGCCGTCAAGAATATTTTCGGCTGCCTTCCGGGGGGCTACAAACAGCGGCTGCACAAGTTCGCGGGATATGATTTGGGATTGTGCGAACTTTTTATCGTCCTTCATAAAATCATCAAACCGGCGCTGCATGTTATGGATGCGGTTGTCGGACTCGACGGCGGTCCGTCCGCGATCGGGCGGCCCACTCCGATCGGAGTTCTTCTGGCTTCCCCGAATCCGGCCGCACTCGATGTTGTCGCATCCGGAATAATCGGCTACCGTCCGGAAGAAATCGGGATTCTGGTGAAGGCGAAAGAGATGGGGATGATCGAGAATTTCGACACGATCAAGGTGATCGGAAAACCCCCGTCAGTTCCTTTCAAACGCCTCAGGCGGGGTCCTCTTGAAAGAGAAAAACAAAAAGAGGGCTTTTTTATCAAGCATACCTATGTCTTTCCTCGAATTATAAAATCCCGTTGTACCGATTGCAGGGAATGTGTTTCGTTTTGTCCGGCAGGTGCAATTTCAAATGCCGGTCATTCAACCTATCATGTCGATTATGAAAAATGTCTATTCTGTTATTATTGCTTTTCCCGGTGCCCGGAAAAGGCGATTACATTCAGGGCCAAACCGATGAACCGGCTCGTCCGGTTTTTATGGGCACTTCTGAGATTATGAACGAGGACGGTACCTTTTCAGGTAATGCGTTTATTGCGGGTCGAGATGGCGTATCGTATTCCCGTACCAGGTTTGAAGATTCATGTCATGGGAATGGATTCTGCCCGTCCGGCAGGTGAGAAATCTGTTTCCCTTTACACCGGGAATATGAAAAGGCGGATTAATGTTGATTCCCCGCATACTTTTTTCAATAATTTCTTCCACACTCATCATCTCCCCCTGCCGTTGGGAGAC contains these protein-coding regions:
- a CDS encoding DUF362 domain-containing protein; its protein translation is MKPPPVSVVDAGRYDPLVIGPAIQKALDALDIRIPNHSTVLIKPNIMAQNRPGQHTVTHYTIIDALCRMCADNGCTIQIGESIGFFQKKLTRKGFLTSHIRSVAERYGAELVPFDEEPLKKISIKGIANNLAFTELYIPRRVLEAEMVINACKLKTHGGALRFSGAVKNIFGCLPGGYKQRLHKFAGYDLGLCELFIVLHKIIKPALHVMDAVVGLDGGPSAIGRPTPIGVLLASPNPAALDVVASGIIGYRPEEIGILVKAKEMGMIENFDTIKVIGKPPSVPFKRLRRGPLEREKQKEGFFIKHTYVFPRIIKSRCTDCRECVSFCPAGAISNAGHSTYHVDYEKCLFCYYCFSRCPEKAITFRAKPMNRLVRFLWALLRL